The nucleotide sequence ATTTAGATCGACTAAACTTGAATTAGATTATCATTATAATCCTCCTGGAATTCGAGGAGAACCTAGATACGTTGAAGGTGTAGCAAGGTTAACCAAACTCCATGGATCGGTAGATTGGAGATATCAAAATAAAGAAATCATTCGAGCATTGCTTCCATTTGGGGCAAATCAGAATCATCCAGATTTAGAAAGTGAAAACCAATTAGATGTTATGATTTATCCAAATTCAGATAAAGGAATTGATACGGCCTATTATCCTTATTCCGAATTATTTCGTGATTTCTCGTCTGCAATTTGTCGGCCTAATGCAAGCTTAGTAACATATGGCTATGGGTTTGGTGATTCACATATTAACAGAATAATTCGCGATATGCTACGGATACCATCTACGCACTTAGCAATTATCTCTTTCAATGGCTCAGACGGGAAAATCGAAAATTTTTGTAAAACTATAAATGAAGATCAAGTTACGTTAGTAATCGGTGATCAATTAGCGTCCATTGACAAATTAACAGATCAATATTTGCCAAAAGCAGCAATTGATCGTATTACAGAGAAAATGATTCGTAATCTTGAAAAGATGAGAGGCTTAAGCGCAGATGCAGATAAGTCAAAGAACGAAGTGATAGAATAATATGCATTTTGATGAATTAAGAAATAGAGTTGTAGGAAACGTTGAGTTTGTTTCACCAAATGAAATAAAGGTTTTACTAGAATTAAATGCTCCGCAGACGACAGCTCTAAACACAGGTATTCCACATTTCTTTCCGAGAATTAATAGTTTCGTATTAATTCCAAATGAGGATGGTTTTCTGGTTGGATTAATTTCTTGGATCGGAACAGAATATTCAAATTATCCTAAGAGGAAAGGCTTAAAGGATTTCGATATTATTGACTTGCCGTATCCTGTCAGAAAACTTTCTCTTAGCCCCCTTGGTACACTACGAAAAGAAGGAAGGCATTTGCGCCTAGAAAGAGGAATTGTTACTTTTCCTAGTGTAGGCGATAGTGTAATTATTCCAAGCGACATACAACTTAAATCTATTCTCGAAAATCAAGATCAAAGTGCAACTGTAGAAATTGGCTCTGCTTCAATCGTTTCGAATGTTCCAGTTAAGATAGATCCGGATCGCCTTTTCGGAAGGCATTTTGCTGTCTTAGGAAACACAGGTAGTGGTAAGTCATGTAGTGTGGCCGGCATCATCAGATGGACGATTGAATCTGCTAAACAAGCTATAAAAGAAACAGAAGAAAAGTCAAAAGAGCCAAATGCGAGATTTATTATCCTTGATCCTAACGGGGAATACTCAAATGCCTTTAGCGATTTAGGAAAAGTTCGTAGATTTCATATTTCTTTGACGCAGGAAGAAGAAGATATGGCTTCTCAATTAAAAGTACCAGCTTGGCTATGGAACAGTTATGAATGGTCCGCTATAACCCAAGCTAGCGGAAAGACACAAAGACCAATTCTTCGACGTGCTTTAAGAGAGATGAGAAATAGTAAATTTGATTTAAGTGATGATGTTACTTTACGCATACAACGATTTTATTCAAGTGCTTATATCTCCATCCGCAATTTGATTAGAAATGCATCTTATAGAGATGAATCTACAAAATCAGCAATTATGCTTAAAAGCATTGGAGAAGATTCAGTAGGGTATTATGAGCTTAATTCTTCCTGCAAAACTGAAATCAATGAATTGCAAGATGTAATTAAGCAAACGCTTGCGGAGAAATTTAAATCATTTACTAAAGAAGGAAAGAAAATTGAATTTTATGATCCTTTCACTGAAGAAAAGTTTAAGAATGTAGAAATTACTATTGAAAAAATATTAGAAAAAGTCGGGGGTCTTAAGGTATATACTGGGCCAAATGAGGATTCCCCAGTTCCCTTTGATGAATCCCAACTTCCAAGTCATGTCGACAGGCTTGCTAAGGAGTCAGGTCATCAAGAATGGCTTGATTTTTACATAATGAGAATGCGTACAATGCTTTCTGATAAAAGAATGGCTTCGATTCTGAAATATGATTCTGATGTTACACTGGAATCTTGGCTTAACGATTATTTAGGGTCAGATAACGCTTCAAATGGACCAATTGCCATTATTGATCTTTCTATTGTTCCGATAGAAATTGTCCATATTATTGTCAGTGTAATTTCTAGAATTATTTTTGAGGCCCTGCAAAGATATAGAAGAATGAATTCTAAAGTTTTACCGACTGTCATTGTAATGGAAGAAGCTCATACTTTTATAAAAAGGTACTCTGATAATCAAGATGAGTTTTCTTCAGAAAAGTTGAGTTGTCAGATTTTTGAAAAGATTGCAAGGGAAGGGAGAAAATTTGGATTAGGTTTATTATTATCTTCTCAAAGACCTTCTGAACTTTCTTCAACGGTTTTGTCTCAATGTAATACTTTTCTGTTACATCGAATAGTTAATGATCGTGATCAAGAATTAGTAAAAAAATTAGTTCCTGATAATCTAGGTAGTTTACTTGAGGAGCTACCTGTTTTACCAACTAGAAAAGCTATTCTCCTCGGACATGCGTCTTCCATTCCTATTTTAGTAGATATTAAAGATTTACCTGAATCGCAAAGACCTGATTCTAAAGACCCAGATTTCTGGAATGTCTGGACTAAGCAGTCTGATAGAAGAATTGATTGGAAGACTATTGTAAATAAATGGCAATTTGAAGATTCTACTGATGAGACAGATGCTTCAAAGCAGGAAAAGACTAAATCGATCCCACTTACTGAACCTAAAGATTCAGAGCTGAAGAAATCAAGTCCTAAGAAGAAAAAATAGATGAGAAAATATTTCAGCCGTTAAGCGTGCATGCTCGGCTCGGTTTACCCGAACGCTTCGCGATCGGGATATAGAATCTCCAAGCTAACGCTGACCGCCCTCGTTAAAACTGCTTCGCAGATTTTACTCGGGTTCTCTTCTGTGGTTTAATAACTTCATTAGTTGTAAATACAGAGTAAAAGAAGAAAGGAAGTTTCTTATAAATCTTCATAAACTTTAAAAATTCGTCCATGTACAATCTACACTTCCCGGATTCTATCTTTGAAACTTGGCTTCTGCTCCTTTTGATCATCTTTGCAACCTGTGCTTGAGTAAGATTAGCTTCTATTCTCGCGACTTTTAGCTGATGATAGAATGCTTTCCTTTCGTTCTCAGAAATTCTCCTTATGGGCTCCGATTTAGGCCATTTTTGGACAATACTTTGAGACTTGTTTTTAGATTTTTCCGTCATAAAGAAACCTTTTTGAGCAGAGATTCGTAAAGAATACATGTCCCACGGTATACTGCGTTCACTTTTTGTCAACAATGCCGCAATATACCGTGTGTGGATTTCGAAGAATTTTTATTAAAAGTCGGAAAGAATATTCAAAAAATACGGAAAGATAAAGGCCTTACTCAGGAAAATATGGACGAAGGCGATTACGCCGTTCCAGTAAGAACTTTACAAGATATTGAGGCGGGCAGGGCTAATTTCACCGCTAACTCAATTTTCAAGCTCTCTAAACGATTAAAGG is from Leptospira stimsonii and encodes:
- a CDS encoding SIR2 family protein, coding for MNIDWSKKNILKIRAEVIYPEDDATEGSNKIQAKLEPWLTAIFQTEHLSLLLGSGFTAGIANLAKINSQGMARLSFSNYKAEILTESERSAKEKERIKPNLEDDLRVSLELLRGLEILKNADSDKLKAEISNHIKEFCKTIVLTEKGFIDSSEYDKAKSILTSFLVSFGSRTATRERLHIFTTNYDRFIEYGADQAGLILLDSFSGTIKPTFRSTKLELDYHYNPPGIRGEPRYVEGVARLTKLHGSVDWRYQNKEIIRALLPFGANQNHPDLESENQLDVMIYPNSDKGIDTAYYPYSELFRDFSSAICRPNASLVTYGYGFGDSHINRIIRDMLRIPSTHLAIISFNGSDGKIENFCKTINEDQVTLVIGDQLASIDKLTDQYLPKAAIDRITEKMIRNLEKMRGLSADADKSKNEVIE
- a CDS encoding ATP-binding protein; amino-acid sequence: MHFDELRNRVVGNVEFVSPNEIKVLLELNAPQTTALNTGIPHFFPRINSFVLIPNEDGFLVGLISWIGTEYSNYPKRKGLKDFDIIDLPYPVRKLSLSPLGTLRKEGRHLRLERGIVTFPSVGDSVIIPSDIQLKSILENQDQSATVEIGSASIVSNVPVKIDPDRLFGRHFAVLGNTGSGKSCSVAGIIRWTIESAKQAIKETEEKSKEPNARFIILDPNGEYSNAFSDLGKVRRFHISLTQEEEDMASQLKVPAWLWNSYEWSAITQASGKTQRPILRRALREMRNSKFDLSDDVTLRIQRFYSSAYISIRNLIRNASYRDESTKSAIMLKSIGEDSVGYYELNSSCKTEINELQDVIKQTLAEKFKSFTKEGKKIEFYDPFTEEKFKNVEITIEKILEKVGGLKVYTGPNEDSPVPFDESQLPSHVDRLAKESGHQEWLDFYIMRMRTMLSDKRMASILKYDSDVTLESWLNDYLGSDNASNGPIAIIDLSIVPIEIVHIIVSVISRIIFEALQRYRRMNSKVLPTVIVMEEAHTFIKRYSDNQDEFSSEKLSCQIFEKIAREGRKFGLGLLLSSQRPSELSSTVLSQCNTFLLHRIVNDRDQELVKKLVPDNLGSLLEELPVLPTRKAILLGHASSIPILVDIKDLPESQRPDSKDPDFWNVWTKQSDRRIDWKTIVNKWQFEDSTDETDASKQEKTKSIPLTEPKDSELKKSSPKKKK
- a CDS encoding helix-turn-helix transcriptional regulator, which produces MYSLRISAQKGFFMTEKSKNKSQSIVQKWPKSEPIRRISENERKAFYHQLKVARIEANLTQAQVAKMIKRSRSQVSKIESGKCRLYMDEFLKFMKIYKKLPFFFYSVFTTNEVIKPQKRTRVKSAKQF
- a CDS encoding helix-turn-helix domain-containing protein, whose translation is MDFEEFLLKVGKNIQKIRKDKGLTQENMDEGDYAVPVRTLQDIEAGRANFTANSIFKLSKRLKVKPKDLLDI